The Patescibacteria group bacterium genome includes the window GCCAGCGCGTCGCCCTCCAGCACCTGCAGATCCTGCTTGTCGAAACGGCGGCGCAGGAACGAGCAGAGCCGCGGATCGATCTCGACGGCCGCGACGCGCGCGCCGCGCTCGAGCAGCCGGCCGGTGAGGACGCCGGCTCCCGGACCGATCTCGACCGCGGCGGAACCACGTTCGATGCCCGCGGCCGCGACCATCTGGTCGATCACTTTTTCGTCCAACAAGAAATTCTGACCGCGCCCTTTCCAGGGTTCGATTCGGGCTTCATTGAGCAAAATTTTGAGCTCCTCCGCGGTCATGCTACCGGCGCCACAATGGTCTCGTCCGGCGTTTCGCCGCGCTTGTCGATCATGACGGCGAACAGCAGCGTGAAGCCGGCCGCCAGGATGAAGATGGGCGTCCAGGCATCGGGGAAGATCCGGAACAGCGCGACGGCGGCGAGCGCTGCAAGGATCTTGCCGACCGACAGCGCCATCTCGAAGAAGATGACCTGCTCGGTGGCGCCGTCGCAGCGCGCTTTCTCATAGAGCAGCGCCACGAGCGGGATGCCGATCATGTTCTTGGCGACGCGATAGAACGAATCGATCAGGAAGACGCCGAGGCCGCCGCCGACGAAGATGCGCACGAGCCAGGAGCCGGCCGTGAAGAACGCGCCGCTGCGCAACACTTGCATTTTTCCGCCATCATCCACGAGGCTGCCGATGTACAGGATGACGACGACGTTGACCATCATGGCGAGCGACATGATCGCGCCCAGGGACAGCATGTTCGGAATGACGAACGACACGAAGATCGGCCAGAGCACCAGGGCCAGGAATTCCTCGCCGTAGCCGATGAAGGCCAGGAGCGCGCGGCGGTTGTCTTTTTTGACCAGCCGCTTCAGCGCCCCACCATAAGAAAATGGCTTAGGTATGAAGAATTCCGGGGTCCGGAGCAGCGGCGCGTTCGAGAGCAGGATCAGCACCGAGACGACGATGAAGAGAGCTTTGAAACCCAGGAAAGCGACAATGACGCCGCCGACGACCGGCGCGGTCGCGGCCGCGAACGCCGACAGCGACCACATGTTCGAGATCTCCCGTCCGGTCTCAGCCTGCTGGCTCCAGGTCGCGAAGTTGGAATGGTAGCTCGGCCAATACAGGATCTTCTGGATCGCGAGCGCCACGACGGCCGCGGCAATGAACAGCTGATTGTAAGAGATGGCGAAGAACGAGAGATAGTACAGGATCAGGAACGGCGAGCTGAGCAGGATCGTGTGCTCGTAGCCGTGCCGGCGGCAGATGCGGCCGCCGATCGGCAGCAGGAAAAAATAGAGCACGTAGACCGCGGCGTAAAAGAGGAGGATCTGTTCGATTGAAAATTTCTGCGAATAAAGATAGATCGGCTCGAACACCATGACGAGCGACATGGCGAAATCCAGGATCGCCGTGGACCAGAAAAGCTCCCGGACCTCGCGAGCCGGATGCGGGGCGAGGAAATGTTCGACGTAATGCCGGAGGTGTCCCGTGGCCATGTGGGGTTGCGGCTAATGGCTCTCAGCCAGTTTTATGCTGCCTGGACGCAAAATAACGACCTGGCCTTTCACGATCTTAACGATAGTCGAAGGCGGCCGACGGGGCAATGCCCCGGCGTTCAGGAATAGCTCCGGCTGTCGGCGGCGCGCGACCAGTTGTTTCCGCACCTCGCGCGGCGAGTAACAGGCCGGCTGGCCGGAAAGGTTCGCCGAGGTCGAAGTGAGCGGCGCGCCGAATTCGCGCGCGAGCGCGCGGGCCCAGGCCAGCGCCGGCACGCGGACAGCGACGGTCGCGCCGCGAGCGCCGGCTCCGACCGGACGGCGGCCGGATCTGACCGGCGCGACGATGGTCAGGGCGCCGGGCCAATGTCGGAGCGCGAGACGGCGCGCCGGGCCAATGAGCCGCACGACTGCGGCAGCCTGTCGGAGATCGGCGGCGATGAGTGGCAATTTCTTATCATTCGTCCGCCCCTTGATGGCGTAGATCGCGGCCACGGCCTCGCGGCTGAACGGATCGGCGGCCAGACCGTAGGCAGTCTCGGTCGGAAAGACGACGACACGGCCGGAACGCAAAACGCGGACCGCCTCGCTCAAGGCCGTTCGCGAAACGCGATCGCGTTGGATGCGCAGCGTTCTCATGCCGTTCATCTCATGAAAGCCGGGCGCCGGGTATGTTCCGCCGACGGCCGCGGCGAGCGGGTCTTGGCCACTGACGCATACGCCAAGCTGAGCCCTTCCTCGATTGAAACCTGCGGCCGCCAACCAACCTTGGCCGCACGGCGCGGATCGAGCACGCTCCGGCGATCCTCGTTAGGCTTGGCCGCCGCGTGTTTAGCCTCGACTTCGGAGCCGGAAATTTGCCTTAAAATGCGGAAAATATCATTGATCGAGGTTTCGACGCCAGTGCTGACGTTGAAGATGCCGTGCAGCCGCCGTTCGGCCGCGAGCACGACCATACGAGCGATATCGCCCACATAGACGAAATCCCGGGACTGGCCGCCGTTGCCATTGATGGTCGGTGACACGCCATCGCACAAATATTTCAAAAAGATGGCCACGACTCCGGCCTCGCCCTTGGAATTCTGGCGCGGACCGTAGACGTTGGCGAACCGCAGGATCGAATCGCTCATGCCGGAGAGTTCGTGGTCGGCCAAAAGGTAGCGTTCGAAAGCGGCCTTGGCGATGCCGTAAGGAGACGACGGTGCGAGCGGCGCATCCTCGGGCGTCGGCAGCGTCTTGGCGCTGCCGTAAGCCGCGCCGGAAGACGCGAACACGAAATGCCGCGCGTTGGCGGCGTGAGTGGCTTTGAGTACGTTCAGTCCGCCAATGATGTTGATGTCGGCATCAGCCGCCGGATCCTCGCTCGAACGACGGACGCTGATCTGGGCTGCTAGATGAATGACGACCGCGGGCTTGAGCCGGCGAAACAAGGCCGGCAACTTCGATGACCGGATATCGATCTTGTGCAGGTTCGCCGCCGGATTGAGATTCGCGCGCTTGCCGGTCGACAGATCGTCGATGACGTGGACGCGATGGCCATGTTCGACCAGGAGATCAACGACATGCGAGCCGATGAAACCAGCGCCTCCAGTTACAATAAATGTTTCCATATGATACGACCGTCAGATAACGCCTTAGGACTTCTAGAAGCCGCGAAAATGAGCTTAAATATCGTCCGACTCGGCCTCTTCAGCCGCTGACGTGCCATCCGCGGACGACGTGTCGCCGCCGCCCTGTTTGCGATACCGCAGATAAGACTCAACGAACTCGTCGAGGTCGCCATTCAGGATGCGTTCCGCGTCCTGGGTCTCATATTTGGTGCGATGATCTTTGACCAGCTTGTACGGATGCAAGACGTAAGACCGCGCCTGATTCCCCCACTCCGCGCTCGTGAACTCGCCGCGCAATTTTTTCTTCTCGGAATTACGCTCCTGCAGATAGATGGCGTGCAGCTTGGCGCGCAAGATGCGCATGGCGGTTTCCTTGTTCTGGGTCTGCGAGCGTTCGTTCTGGCAAGAGACGACGATGCCCGTCGGCAGATGCGTGACGCGCACGGCCGAATAGGTCGTCTGCACGCCCTGGCCGCCGTGGCCGCCGGCGAGGAACGTGTCGATGCGCAGATCCTCGGGCTTGATCTTCACCTCTTCGATGTCGCCAAGATCGGGCAGGACCTCGACCAGGGCGAAGGACGTTTGGCGGAGATGGTCGGCGTTGAACGGCGAAAGCCGCACGAGGCGATGCACCCCGGCCTCGGATTTCAGATGACCATAAGCAAAGCGCCCCTCCACGGAGAAGGTCGCACTCTTGATTCCGGCTTCAGCGCCACGATGCTCATCCAACGTTTTGACGCGCCATTTTTTAAGCTCAGCATAGCGGAAAAACATCCGCATCAGCATCTCCGCCCAATCCTGGGCTTCAGTGCCGCCGGCTCCCGCGTGGACCGCCACGATGGCGTCGCGGTCGTCGTATTTATCATCCATGAGCGTCGCGAATTCCAGTTTCGCCAGGCGCTCCTTGATGGCGTCGAACTGCTTCAGGATCTCCGCTTCGGAAGCCTCGTCCCCTTCTTCAGCGGCCAATTTGGCGAACTCCAAAAGTTCGGACGAATCCGTCCGGAGAGATTTCCAGGCTTCGTAATATTCCTTCAACTCGGCCAGTCGGCGCGAGACGCGCTGGGCCGTTTCGTTGTCTTTCCAGAAATCAGGCTGCTGCGATTCCCATTCCAGTGATTCGATTTCGCCGTGGGTCTTATCCAGGTCAAAGCAACCCCCACGTCCCGGAGACTTTGGCGGCGATCTCGTCGATGGCGTGGAGGTATTGTTTGATCATATGGCTGACAGGTTCGAGACGGGCGGCGGCACGGAAAGCCGCGGCCCGGACCGACCGAACCCTGGCCGACTAAAGTTTGATCTGTTTAGCGTACTGGCCGACCACCGGCAATTCCCAGCGCTCGCCCTGATAAGCCTTGACGGCGGCAAAAATCGAGAGGACGACGAGGGCCAGGCAAGTCATCTGCCCGATGAACGGGATCCAGACGATGAAACTGGCGACGACCCAGACGAGAAAGAGGGCGATGCCCTGGCGGACATGAAACTTCACGAACTCATCGTTCTTGGCTTCGGTGAGCAACGGGATCAGGAACAGGACGCCGATATAAGAAATGGCGGCCATGAGTTTGTTATTGTCGATAGCGGCGGCTGGAGCCGGGGCGGATTGCTGGGCCTGAGGTGCCGGAGCCGGGGCGGGCTGGCTAGCCGGTTGTTCGGCAGGCTTCATTTCTTCGGACATAAACTTCAAACTAGAGAGTTTAATTTCGACTGCTGAAGCTTAGCTCAATTTTGAGAAATTGGGAATATAGAGAGTGCGGGAGTCAGGGAGTGACGGAGTTACGGAGTCATTGTCTCTACCTGATCCAATGAACGGGAGAGTGCGGGAGTGGAGGAGTTGGGGGAGACCCGACAAAAACTCCTGCACTCCCTCACTCCTGCACTCTCACACCCCAAAACTCCCATACTCCGTCTCTCCCTGACTCCGCCACGTCGTTCGCGAACGACGTGGCTCCGTCTCTCCTGCACTCCAGCACTCCAGCACTCTCTGATTCAAAGCGGAGGTCCCTCTACTGAGGAACCCCCGCTTTTCTGGCTATTGGTTAACCGCTACCTAGTACATCCCGCCGCCGAGGCCGCCCATTCCACCCATGCCGGGCGCGCCATGGCTGCCTTCTTCTTTCTTCTCCGGGATGTCGGTCACGACGCACTCGGTCGTGAGCAGCAGCGAGGCGATGGAAGCGGCATTCTGCAGCGCGCTCCGCACTACCTTGGTCGGGTCGACGATGCCGGCCTTGACCAGGTCGCCGTACTCGCCGGTCGCGGCATCGTAGCCGAAACTGACCTCCTGGGAATTCTTGACCTTGTCGAGCACGACCTCGCCGTTCACGCCGGAGTTCTCGGCAATGAGGCGGACCGGCTCCTGCAGCGCCAGATAAATGATATTCTTGCCGATCTCGGATTCCCTGGCTTCGTCCTTTTCCCGATGGACCAGGACCCGGGACGCGCGCAGCAAGGCCACGCCGCCGCCCGGCACGATGCCTTCCTCGATCGCGGCCTTGGTGGCCTGGACCGCGTCCTCGATGCGCTGCTTGATCTCTTTCATCTCGGTCTCGGTGGCCGCGCCGACCTTGATGACAGCGACGCCGCCGGCGAGTTTGGCCAGTCGCTCCTGGAGTTTTTCCTTGTCGAATTCGGAATCAGCGGCCTCGAGTTCGTTCTTGATCTGGGCGATGCGGTCCGCGACGATCTTCTGGTCGCCGGCGCCGTCCACGATGGTCGTGGTCTCCTTGGTGGCGACGACCTTGCGGGCGCGGCCGAGATCCTCAAGCTTGGTATCCTCGAGTTTGAGGCCGACCTCTTCGCTCACGACCTTGGCGCCCGTGAGCGCCGCGATATCCTTGAGCATCTCCTTGCGGCGATCGCCGAAACCCGGAGCCTTGATCGCGAGCGCGCTGAAAGAACCGCGCAGCTTGTTCACGACAAGCGTGGCCAAAGCCTCGCCGTCGATGTCCTCGGCGATGATGACGATCTCTTTCTTGCCGGTCTGTGCGACCTTCTCGAGCACCGGCAGGATGTCGTGGATCGAGGAGATCTTCTTGTCGGTGATGAGGATGTGCGCATCGTTGTACTCGGCCTCCATGCGGTCAGCGTTAGTGATCATGTAGGCGGAAACGTAGCCCTTGTCGAAGCGCATGCCGTCCACAACCTCCTTGTCGATGCCGAACGATTGCGATTCCTCGACGGTGATGACGCCGTTCTCGCCGACCTCTTTCATGGCGCTGGCGATCAGCTTGCCGATCTCGGGATCATTCGCGGAAATGGACGCGACGCGCTCGATGTCGTCGCCGGAAATTGGTTTGGAGATCTTCTTCAGCTCCTCGACGACCAGGCCGACGGCTTTGTCGATGCCGCGCTTGATCTTCAGGGGGTTCGCGCCCGCGACCACATTCCTGAGACCCTCGTTGAAGATGGCCTCGGCGAGCACGGTGGCGGTCGTCGTACCGTCGCCGGCGACGTCATTGGTCTTCGAAGCGACTTCTTTGACGAGCTCCGCGCCGATGTTCTCGAATTTATCGGCGAGCTCGATCTCCTTGGCGACGGTCACGCCGTCCTTGGTGACGGTCGGCGAACCGAAGCCCCGATCGAGCACCACGTTCTTGCCGCCCGGGCCCAACGTCGTCTTCACGGCCTTGGCCAGGATGTCGACGCCTTTCTTGATGCGCTGGCGGGCGTCCTCGGCGAACAGT containing:
- the groL gene encoding chaperonin GroEL (60 kDa chaperone family; promotes refolding of misfolded polypeptides especially under stressful conditions; forms two stacked rings of heptamers to form a barrel-shaped 14mer; ends can be capped by GroES; misfolded proteins enter the barrel where they are refolded when GroES binds), with amino-acid sequence MAKQILFAEDARQRIKKGVDILAKAVKTTLGPGGKNVVLDRGFGSPTVTKDGVTVAKEIELADKFENIGAELVKEVASKTNDVAGDGTTTATVLAEAIFNEGLRNVVAGANPLKIKRGIDKAVGLVVEELKKISKPISGDDIERVASISANDPEIGKLIASAMKEVGENGVITVEESQSFGIDKEVVDGMRFDKGYVSAYMITNADRMEAEYNDAHILITDKKISSIHDILPVLEKVAQTGKKEIVIIAEDIDGEALATLVVNKLRGSFSALAIKAPGFGDRRKEMLKDIAALTGAKVVSEEVGLKLEDTKLEDLGRARKVVATKETTTIVDGAGDQKIVADRIAQIKNELEAADSEFDKEKLQERLAKLAGGVAVIKVGAATETEMKEIKQRIEDAVQATKAAIEEGIVPGGGVALLRASRVLVHREKDEARESEIGKNIIYLALQEPVRLIAENSGVNGEVVLDKVKNSQEVSFGYDAATGEYGDLVKAGIVDPTKVVRSALQNAASIASLLLTTECVVTDIPEKKEEGSHGAPGMGGMGGLGGGMY
- a CDS encoding NAD-dependent epimerase/dehydratase family protein; protein product: METFIVTGGAGFIGSHVVDLLVEHGHRVHVIDDLSTGKRANLNPAANLHKIDIRSSKLPALFRRLKPAVVIHLAAQISVRRSSEDPAADADINIIGGLNVLKATHAANARHFVFASSGAAYGSAKTLPTPEDAPLAPSSPYGIAKAAFERYLLADHELSGMSDSILRFANVYGPRQNSKGEAGVVAIFLKYLCDGVSPTINGNGGQSRDFVYVGDIARMVVLAAERRLHGIFNVSTGVETSINDIFRILRQISGSEVEAKHAAAKPNEDRRSVLDPRRAAKVGWRPQVSIEEGLSLAYASVAKTRSPRPSAEHTRRPAFMR
- a CDS encoding MFS transporter — encoded protein: MATGHLRHYVEHFLAPHPAREVRELFWSTAILDFAMSLVMVFEPIYLYSQKFSIEQILLFYAAVYVLYFFLLPIGGRICRRHGYEHTILLSSPFLILYYLSFFAISYNQLFIAAAVVALAIQKILYWPSYHSNFATWSQQAETGREISNMWSLSAFAAATAPVVGGVIVAFLGFKALFIVVSVLILLSNAPLLRTPEFFIPKPFSYGGALKRLVKKDNRRALLAFIGYGEEFLALVLWPIFVSFVIPNMLSLGAIMSLAMMVNVVVILYIGSLVDDGGKMQVLRSGAFFTAGSWLVRIFVGGGLGVFLIDSFYRVAKNMIGIPLVALLYEKARCDGATEQVIFFEMALSVGKILAALAAVALFRIFPDAWTPIFILAAGFTLLFAVMIDKRGETPDETIVAPVA
- the prfB gene encoding peptide chain release factor 2 encodes the protein MDKTHGEIESLEWESQQPDFWKDNETAQRVSRRLAELKEYYEAWKSLRTDSSELLEFAKLAAEEGDEASEAEILKQFDAIKERLAKLEFATLMDDKYDDRDAIVAVHAGAGGTEAQDWAEMLMRMFFRYAELKKWRVKTLDEHRGAEAGIKSATFSVEGRFAYGHLKSEAGVHRLVRLSPFNADHLRQTSFALVEVLPDLGDIEEVKIKPEDLRIDTFLAGGHGGQGVQTTYSAVRVTHLPTGIVVSCQNERSQTQNKETAMRILRAKLHAIYLQERNSEKKKLRGEFTSAEWGNQARSYVLHPYKLVKDHRTKYETQDAERILNGDLDEFVESYLRYRKQGGGDTSSADGTSAAEEAESDDI
- a CDS encoding L-threonylcarbamoyladenylate synthase; this encodes MNGMRTLRIQRDRVSRTALSEAVRVLRSGRVVVFPTETAYGLAADPFSREAVAAIYAIKGRTNDKKLPLIAADLRQAAAVVRLIGPARRLALRHWPGALTIVAPVRSGRRPVGAGARGATVAVRVPALAWARALAREFGAPLTSTSANLSGQPACYSPREVRKQLVARRRQPELFLNAGALPRRPPSTIVKIVKGQVVILRPGSIKLAESH